Proteins found in one Campylobacter lari genomic segment:
- a CDS encoding heavy metal translocating P-type ATPase translates to MHEVKLKIGNMTCVNCSNAIEKVCAKIDGVEDVSVSYVNSSGVFLLKDLSLEAKIKEKIKALGFEILQEEQNLYEFKLKELKNMKIKLIMSIILSSIVMYFEMFVQGNVSALIQMFLSMIAIFYCGKGFFIHALKGLRHKNLDMNTLISLGAFTSFVYSFFVYFEVFSKDGYLYFSGGAMIISFVLLGKYLEEKAKFKSLEYQNKLKSIDIKKANIILEDGSIKSIPSAFVKENDVILVKEGESVVVDGVIIAGEAEVDASFLTGEFLPFLKKQDDEILAGSVLINGSLKIKANKKAIESSLEQIKDLVFKAGSIKTPLANLANKISAYFVACIIVLSLFVFAFWYVKEGINAAFLHACATLLISCPCALGLATPIAIVSALANGARNFILVKNPVVLENLSSIKLAIFDKTGTLSQDDLDVYKHNLTQEDFQKLTQIENLSSHPIAKAFAKELNVKLNLQGKLSVLVGSGLFYQENKDEYLIGNEKLMLENGINMQKSKQFLQEFEDQAPVCLYFAKNKICLGGVCLQNKLKNEAKDLIVKLKQKGVKSVILSGDNEKSVAKTANELDIDEYYSNLKPEQKLNFIKEKIKKERVLFIGDGINDAPALNLASVSISFSKASELAKKSGDLILIKDDLSLIAYCFELSQRTKNIIKLNLFWAFIYNALCIPVAAGFVPFITLSPHLAALAMCFSSVTVVLNSLRLRYIF, encoded by the coding sequence ATGCATGAAGTAAAATTAAAAATAGGCAATATGACTTGTGTTAATTGTTCTAATGCTATAGAAAAAGTTTGTGCAAAAATTGATGGAGTAGAAGATGTAAGTGTTTCTTATGTCAATTCTAGTGGAGTGTTTTTGCTTAAAGATTTATCTTTGGAAGCAAAAATCAAAGAAAAAATCAAAGCTTTGGGTTTTGAGATATTGCAAGAAGAGCAAAATTTATACGAGTTTAAACTCAAAGAGCTTAAAAATATGAAAATAAAGCTTATCATGAGTATAATTTTGAGCTCTATTGTGATGTATTTTGAAATGTTTGTTCAAGGAAATGTTTCTGCTTTAATTCAAATGTTTTTATCTATGATAGCGATTTTTTATTGTGGAAAAGGTTTTTTTATCCATGCTCTTAAAGGATTAAGACATAAAAATTTAGATATGAACACCTTGATATCCTTAGGCGCTTTTACTTCTTTTGTATATTCTTTTTTTGTGTATTTTGAGGTATTTAGTAAAGATGGTTATTTATATTTTAGTGGCGGAGCGATGATTATAAGTTTTGTTTTATTGGGTAAATACTTAGAAGAAAAGGCTAAATTTAAATCCTTAGAATATCAAAACAAATTAAAAAGCATAGATATTAAAAAAGCTAATATAATCTTAGAAGATGGAAGTATAAAAAGCATACCTAGTGCTTTTGTAAAAGAAAATGATGTGATTTTAGTAAAAGAGGGTGAAAGCGTTGTTGTTGATGGGGTAATTATAGCAGGCGAAGCTGAGGTTGATGCGAGTTTTTTAACAGGAGAATTTTTACCATTTTTGAAAAAGCAAGATGATGAAATTTTAGCAGGAAGTGTGTTGATTAATGGAAGTTTAAAGATTAAGGCTAATAAAAAGGCGATCGAAAGCTCATTAGAACAAATCAAAGATCTTGTTTTTAAAGCAGGCAGTATCAAAACACCTTTGGCAAATTTAGCTAATAAAATTTCAGCTTATTTTGTAGCTTGTATTATTGTTTTATCGCTTTTTGTGTTTGCTTTTTGGTATGTTAAAGAAGGAATTAATGCAGCATTTTTACACGCTTGTGCTACGCTCTTAATCTCTTGTCCTTGTGCTTTGGGTTTAGCAACTCCTATAGCTATAGTTAGTGCTTTGGCAAATGGGGCAAGAAATTTTATCTTAGTAAAAAATCCAGTGGTATTAGAGAATTTATCTAGTATAAAACTTGCTATTTTTGATAAAACAGGTACTTTAAGTCAAGATGATTTAGATGTTTATAAACATAATCTCACTCAAGAAGATTTTCAAAAACTTACGCAAATTGAAAATTTAAGCTCCCATCCCATTGCAAAGGCATTTGCTAAAGAACTGAATGTAAAATTAAATTTACAAGGAAAGCTAAGTGTTTTAGTAGGTAGCGGTTTGTTTTATCAAGAAAATAAAGATGAATATTTAATAGGCAATGAAAAACTAATGCTAGAAAATGGTATTAATATGCAAAAAAGCAAACAGTTTTTACAAGAATTTGAAGATCAAGCACCCGTGTGTTTGTATTTTGCAAAAAATAAAATTTGTCTTGGTGGAGTTTGTTTACAAAATAAACTTAAAAACGAAGCTAAGGATTTGATAGTAAAATTAAAACAAAAAGGTGTAAAAAGTGTTATTTTAAGTGGTGATAATGAAAAAAGTGTTGCTAAAACGGCAAATGAATTAGATATCGATGAATATTATTCTAACTTAAAACCTGAGCAAAAGCTTAATTTTATAAAAGAAAAAATCAAAAAAGAAAGAGTTCTTTTTATAGGAGATGGTATTAATGATGCGCCTGCTTTAAATTTAGCCAGTGTGAGTATAAGTTTTTCTAAAGCAAGCGAGCTTGCTAAAAAAAGTGGAGATTTGATTTTAATAAAAGATGATTTATCTTTAATAGCTTATTGTTTTGAGCTTTCTCAAAGAACTAAAAACATCATTAAGCTTAATCTTTTTTGGGCTTTTATTTACAATGCTTTATGTATTCCTGTCGCAGCAGGTTTTGTACCATTTATAACTCTTAGTCCACATTTAGCAGCATTAGCAATGTGTTTTAGTTCAGTAACAGTTGTATTGAATTCTTTAAGATTACGTTATATATTTTAG
- a CDS encoding heavy-metal-associated domain-containing protein: MIIKTKNINCQSCVNLIKASLEDEFGTMQINVENKSIEIDLKAEQVEEFKKQLQELGFEIDNA; the protein is encoded by the coding sequence ATGATTATAAAAACTAAAAATATTAATTGTCAAAGTTGTGTCAATTTAATCAAGGCTTCATTGGAAGATGAATTTGGTACTATGCAAATAAATGTTGAAAATAAAAGCATAGAGATTGACTTAAAAGCAGAGCAAGTTGAAGAGTTTAAAAAACAATTACAAGAATTAGGTTTTGAAATAGATAATGCATGA
- a CDS encoding GNAT family N-acetyltransferase — translation MIRKARKDDAKKCIQLLALAMDHFIYKLSGYDEYQKAIEVLENFFIQENNRLSYENVCVYEENEEILGAICFYDGALADELDKPLNEHLEFLGINEKVLKECEDEFYLDSICVDEKVRGKGIAKKLIEYAFNEALDNGKKLSLIVEDENINAKMLYEKMGFKFIKNKIFHSHKYEYREKGE, via the coding sequence GTGATTAGAAAAGCTAGAAAAGATGACGCTAAAAAATGCATACAATTGCTTGCCTTGGCAATGGATCATTTTATTTATAAACTTAGTGGTTATGATGAGTATCAAAAAGCCATAGAGGTTTTGGAGAATTTTTTTATCCAAGAGAACAATCGTTTGAGTTATGAAAATGTGTGTGTATATGAAGAAAATGAGGAAATTTTAGGTGCAATTTGTTTTTATGATGGAGCTTTGGCAGATGAGCTAGATAAGCCTTTAAATGAGCATTTAGAATTTTTAGGAATTAATGAAAAAGTTTTAAAAGAATGCGAAGATGAGTTTTATTTAGACAGTATTTGTGTAGATGAAAAAGTAAGAGGAAAAGGTATTGCTAAGAAATTGATTGAATATGCTTTCAATGAAGCTTTGGATAATGGTAAAAAGCTTTCATTAATCGTAGAAGATGAAAATATAAATGCAAAAATGCTTTATGAAAAAATGGGCTTTAAATTTATAAAAAATAAAATTTTTCACTCTCATAAATATGAATACAGAGAAAAAGGAGAATAA
- a CDS encoding YebC/PmpR family DNA-binding transcriptional regulator: protein MGRAFEYRRASKEARWDKMSKLFPKLAKAIQVAAKEGGADPDMNPKLRSAIATAKANNMPKDNIDAAIKRASGKDSADIKNIHYEGKAAHGALIIVECMSDNPTRTVANVKAIFSKNGGEILQNGSLTFMFSHKAVFHLEKYDGDLEELELELIDAGLEELEQNDEELLVIGDYTAFGELSNAIEKKGLVLKKAGLEYLANNPVSFSEEQLLDIEKLLDKLEDDDDVQAVYTNIE, encoded by the coding sequence ATGGGAAGAGCGTTTGAATATCGCAGAGCCTCTAAAGAAGCAAGATGGGATAAAATGAGCAAACTTTTTCCAAAACTTGCAAAGGCTATACAAGTAGCAGCAAAAGAAGGCGGAGCTGATCCTGACATGAATCCAAAGCTTCGCAGTGCCATAGCTACTGCAAAAGCTAACAATATGCCAAAAGATAATATTGATGCAGCTATTAAAAGAGCAAGTGGAAAAGATAGCGCTGATATTAAAAATATCCACTATGAAGGAAAAGCAGCACATGGAGCTTTAATCATCGTTGAGTGCATGAGTGATAATCCTACACGCACAGTAGCAAATGTAAAAGCTATTTTTAGCAAAAATGGCGGAGAAATTTTACAAAATGGCTCTTTAACTTTTATGTTTTCACACAAAGCTGTTTTTCATCTTGAAAAATATGATGGAGATTTAGAAGAACTTGAGCTTGAACTCATTGATGCAGGGCTTGAAGAACTTGAGCAAAATGATGAAGAATTATTAGTTATAGGTGATTACACTGCCTTTGGAGAACTTAGCAATGCCATAGAAAAAAAAGGTTTAGTGCTTAAAAAAGCAGGACTTGAGTATCTTGCTAACAATCCTGTAAGTTTTAGCGAAGAACAACTTCTTGATATTGAAAAATTGCTTGATAAATTAGAAGATGATGATGATGTGCAAGCAGTTTATACCAACATAGAATAG
- a CDS encoding peptidylprolyl isomerase gives MLKKIDIKDAKKYNFAIISTEKGDMKLELFPDEAPQTVCNFANLANDGFYNELVFHRVIPNFVIQGGCPYGIGSGGPGYEIECECDNQKHKHLRGSLSMAHAGRDTGGSQFFICHSPQPHLDGVHTIFGQINPEDKESLEVLDSIRAGDKIKTIQILEKL, from the coding sequence ATGCTTAAAAAAATCGACATAAAAGATGCAAAAAAATACAATTTTGCCATTATTAGCACCGAAAAAGGTGATATGAAATTAGAATTATTTCCTGATGAAGCACCACAAACTGTATGCAACTTCGCCAACCTAGCTAATGATGGTTTTTACAACGAACTTGTTTTTCACCGTGTGATTCCAAATTTTGTAATACAAGGTGGTTGCCCTTATGGTATAGGTTCAGGTGGTCCTGGTTATGAGATAGAGTGCGAATGCGACAATCAAAAACACAAGCACTTAAGAGGTAGCTTATCTATGGCTCATGCTGGTAGAGATACAGGTGGATCACAATTTTTTATTTGTCATAGCCCACAACCTCATTTGGATGGAGTGCATACTATCTTTGGACAAATCAATCCTGAAGATAAAGAAAGTTTAGAAGTACTAGATAGCATTAGAGCAGGAGATAAAATCAAAACTATCCAAATTTTAGAAAAACTTTAA
- a CDS encoding trehalose-6-phosphate synthase — protein sequence MHFIFICIHLICAIFFIAYVFFDVCVYRFAYKHQSKEDCDKIKKAYTKSSIVIFASIFILLLLSGFYLLSFYEINSFWDFFASNFGIFLFIKLLLLITMLVLTFYSLFFIKVLKRKDPLKSHLIALILCILIVICAKAMLYF from the coding sequence ATGCATTTTATTTTTATTTGTATTCATCTTATTTGTGCTATATTTTTTATAGCTTATGTGTTTTTTGATGTATGTGTTTATCGCTTTGCTTATAAGCACCAAAGCAAAGAAGATTGCGATAAAATAAAAAAAGCCTATACTAAATCAAGCATTGTTATCTTTGCTAGTATTTTTATCTTGCTTTTATTGAGTGGATTTTATCTTTTAAGTTTTTATGAAATTAACTCTTTTTGGGATTTTTTTGCAAGCAATTTTGGCATATTTTTATTTATCAAGCTTTTATTATTAATAACAATGCTAGTTTTGACTTTTTACTCTTTATTTTTTATAAAAGTTTTAAAAAGAAAAGACCCTTTAAAATCTCACTTGATTGCATTGATTTTATGTATTTTAATAGTCATTTGTGCAAAAGCCATGTTATATTTTTAA
- a CDS encoding DedA family protein produces MLGDIIDFLLTLAKDWGYWGIIFLMFIESSFFPFPSEVVMIPAGYLAHQNELNFWLCLLCGTFGALIGALLNYYLCYFLGRNIVLKICKYFGVNEAKFAQFEAFFNKHGEISTFSGRLIPGLRQYISLPAGLARMNLKKFIFYTSLGAGIWCLILLILGYILGKNEDLIKEYLHFVIIACIIFTTMIVAIYIYIQKRKNHASN; encoded by the coding sequence ATGCTTGGTGATATTATAGATTTTTTACTCACTCTTGCAAAAGATTGGGGTTATTGGGGGATTATTTTTCTTATGTTTATAGAAAGTTCCTTTTTTCCCTTTCCTAGCGAAGTAGTGATGATACCTGCTGGATATTTAGCCCATCAAAACGAACTTAACTTTTGGCTATGCCTGCTTTGTGGGACTTTTGGAGCACTTATAGGAGCTTTGCTTAATTATTATTTATGTTATTTTCTAGGGCGCAATATTGTTTTAAAAATATGCAAATATTTTGGAGTTAATGAAGCAAAATTTGCTCAATTTGAAGCTTTTTTTAATAAACATGGTGAAATATCGACCTTTAGCGGTAGATTAATCCCTGGTTTACGTCAATATATTTCTTTACCCGCTGGACTTGCAAGAATGAATTTGAAAAAGTTTATATTTTATACTAGTTTGGGGGCTGGAATTTGGTGTTTAATCTTGCTTATATTAGGTTATATTTTAGGTAAAAATGAAGATTTAATCAAAGAATATTTACATTTTGTTATTATAGCTTGTATTATTTTTACCACTATGATTGTAGCTATTTATATCTATATTCAAAAAAGGAAAAACCATGCTTCAAACTAA
- a CDS encoding DUF2920 family protein has translation MLQTKFFQIPSFDDIELNIQRQSLLDFRIDYDDEKEIKAIVFLLPGLGSDINDAYQNKLIYRVLENHNVICLSVNYFCIQCRPQNGAKLILDNFDQNIIASICNTYNINITNKYFQTYKDVFNFLNLEIEKLKTNDKLPKDKLIDISVTCEPPNSEYQNFGIMQALDCLQVLSYIKTNHNLFKLNRCRERGGDISTLPIILIGSSHGGYVSHLMAKLMPWEIDGIIDNSSYAKVFLPLVGFTKEIDFVKYFEASFVDLKYKNLKFNAFTKTHFTSNPNSPYYFSKAFRRIRNILDEEHLQIQAQFPKTIYRSYHSMQDLRFAPPEDKIQLYKTLKKLGFDADLTIIEKESQVDGKFIKNLEHGMGMSLKMLINKELPIILEKISKQKKKTIVKKITYPSENLLYTFSKNENDFPQFFLDYH, from the coding sequence ATGCTTCAAACTAAATTTTTCCAAATTCCATCTTTTGATGATATAGAACTTAATATACAAAGACAATCTTTGTTAGATTTTAGAATTGATTATGATGATGAAAAAGAAATCAAAGCTATTGTATTTCTTTTACCTGGCTTAGGGAGTGATATCAATGATGCATACCAAAATAAACTTATTTATAGAGTTTTAGAAAATCATAATGTAATCTGCTTGAGCGTGAATTATTTTTGTATACAATGTAGACCACAAAATGGTGCTAAATTAATATTAGATAACTTTGATCAAAATATTATCGCTTCTATTTGTAATACTTACAATATAAATATTACTAATAAATATTTCCAAACTTATAAAGATGTTTTTAACTTTTTAAATTTAGAAATTGAAAAATTAAAAACAAATGATAAATTACCAAAAGACAAACTTATTGATATTTCTGTAACCTGTGAACCACCAAATAGCGAATATCAAAATTTTGGTATAATGCAAGCACTAGATTGTCTGCAAGTATTATCTTATATCAAAACAAATCATAATCTCTTTAAATTAAACAGATGTAGAGAGAGGGGGGGGGATATCTCAACACTTCCAATTATTCTTATTGGAAGCTCTCACGGTGGATATGTATCGCATCTAATGGCAAAATTAATGCCGTGGGAAATTGATGGGATTATAGATAATTCATCTTACGCTAAAGTTTTTCTACCCTTAGTTGGTTTCACCAAAGAAATAGATTTTGTAAAATATTTTGAAGCTTCTTTTGTTGATCTCAAATATAAAAATTTAAAATTTAATGCTTTTACTAAAACGCATTTTACAAGTAATCCTAACTCACCCTATTATTTTTCAAAAGCCTTTAGAAGAATACGTAATATCTTAGACGAAGAGCATTTACAAATTCAAGCACAATTTCCAAAAACCATTTATAGATCTTACCATAGCATGCAAGATTTGAGATTTGCTCCACCTGAAGATAAAATTCAACTTTATAAAACACTAAAAAAACTTGGCTTTGATGCTGACTTAACAATAATTGAAAAAGAAAGTCAAGTTGATGGAAAATTTATAAAAAATCTTGAACATGGTATGGGTATGTCCTTAAAAATGCTAATCAATAAAGAACTGCCAATAATATTAGAAAAAATCTCCAAGCAAAAGAAAAAAACAATAGTTAAAAAAATTACCTACCCAAGTGAAAATTTACTTTATACTTTTTCGAAAAATGAAAATGATTTTCCGCAGTTTTTTTTAGATTATCATTAA
- a CDS encoding threonine/serine ThrE exporter family protein, producing the protein MEKPSIQNLTDFLIEYISVFLSAGTYTARVAKCVGRIANAYGYEINMNFFFHHTTLNIFDKSDNSIQRTYIIPNKHNHINFKLILELSALSWQIHDHKYNLEEAKFSLLKLKQSTKNPFLANLFLVSVANSAFCKLFGGDFYGCLFVFLATLVGFSLRVLLTRIKIDLRIQYIICSFLSSFIVFFGVDLKLVQEANVALGSSILYLIPGVYFINSIIDILKDHILMGLSRIISVAILVCCIAIGIYTTLSISDFGILR; encoded by the coding sequence ATGGAAAAACCATCAATTCAAAATTTAACGGATTTTTTAATCGAATACATTAGTGTTTTTCTAAGTGCTGGAACTTACACAGCAAGAGTGGCAAAGTGCGTTGGAAGAATAGCTAATGCATATGGTTATGAGATTAATATGAATTTTTTCTTTCACCATACCACACTAAATATTTTTGACAAAAGTGATAATTCCATACAAAGAACCTATATCATACCTAATAAGCACAATCATATTAATTTTAAACTGATTTTAGAACTAAGTGCGTTAAGTTGGCAAATTCATGATCATAAATACAACTTAGAAGAAGCTAAATTTTCTCTTTTAAAACTCAAACAAAGCACAAAAAATCCTTTTTTAGCTAATTTATTTTTAGTTTCAGTAGCAAACTCAGCATTTTGTAAATTATTTGGAGGGGATTTTTACGGCTGTTTATTTGTATTTTTGGCTACTTTAGTAGGTTTTAGCCTGAGAGTTTTACTTACTAGAATAAAAATTGATTTAAGAATTCAATACATTATTTGTTCTTTTTTATCCTCATTCATTGTATTTTTTGGGGTAGATTTAAAACTCGTGCAAGAAGCTAATGTTGCTTTGGGTTCTAGTATATTGTATTTAATTCCTGGAGTATATTTTATAAACTCCATTATAGATATTTTAAAAGATCATATACTTATGGGACTTAGTCGCATTATAAGTGTGGCGATATTGGTATGCTGTATTGCCATTGGAATTTATACTACTCTTAGCATTAGTGATTTTGGGATTTTAAGATGA
- a CDS encoding threonine/serine exporter family protein: MIDYSSILWDMFFAALTGFGFAYVCNPPFKTLILSAILAAIAHGMRFTLMGYFGFQTLAIATFIASFSIGCLGLFLAKIFKTPAEIIAFPALIPMIPGIYAYKAILYLISFIRSEDISEKTNFLIQFFDHFFTTLSVTLALAVGVSVTLLLFFEQSFMMTRSIKKSKNHDQNQS, translated from the coding sequence ATGATTGATTATTCTTCTATACTTTGGGATATGTTTTTTGCGGCTTTAACAGGATTTGGCTTTGCTTATGTATGTAATCCACCCTTTAAAACACTCATACTCTCAGCCATATTAGCTGCCATAGCCCATGGTATGCGTTTTACTTTAATGGGATATTTTGGTTTTCAAACCTTAGCTATTGCGACCTTTATAGCTTCTTTTAGCATAGGTTGTCTTGGTTTGTTTTTAGCTAAGATTTTTAAAACACCTGCTGAAATTATAGCTTTTCCTGCTCTCATTCCTATGATACCTGGAATTTATGCATATAAAGCTATATTGTATTTAATTTCTTTTATACGCTCAGAGGATATTAGCGAAAAAACCAATTTCTTGATTCAATTTTTCGATCATTTTTTCACAACACTTTCAGTAACATTAGCTTTAGCAGTAGGAGTAAGTGTAACTTTACTTTTGTTTTTTGAACAAAGCTTTATGATGACAAGAAGTATTAAAAAAAGTAAAAATCACGATCAAAATCAATCGTGA